In one window of Mercurialis annua linkage group LG4, ddMerAnnu1.2, whole genome shotgun sequence DNA:
- the LOC126676517 gene encoding pelargonidin 3-O-(6-caffeoylglucoside) 5-O-(6-O-malonylglucoside) 4'''-malonyltransferase-like: MAPTDITRTVNNVPESKFEAVQTVMPVTVTDPRQIRQVLAVTKPIASANFTGCLNIILCYNKATENDSGFIVAGWIRESLARALTEQPLLAGRLRRGEDGGGELEIVSNDSGVRLVEASNSLSLKEFIDFKGREKAAAESQLVFWKSIDEQNPQFSPLFYVQVTNFECGGYSIGISCSILLADLVIMDKFLQTWAKIQCDMLSKNEDSNLPIFYLPNLKPSSPSLNGILSSTPIDNFGQTMIFNISKENMILEEESSKKLALLCIQEAEQNLGTKMSLHEFNFLVKETTKVIKVENCKKNEIVNFNLERHFKSSCANLKEYLKMSELAFREGNKAIRVSCWIGSVSDGFVLGIPSHEEVTSDFNIIITFPIENLN; the protein is encoded by the exons ATGGCACCTACAGACATCACTAGAACTGTGAATAATGTTCCAGAATCCAAATTTGAAGCCGTCCAGACTGTGATGCCAGTCACAGTCACCGATCCAAGACAAATTCGGCAGGTTTTGGCGGTGACAAAGCCAATTGCTTCAGCCAATTTTACGGGTTGCCTTAACATAATCCTCTGCTATAATAAGGCTACAGAGAATGATTCCGGTTTTATTGTGGCTGGATGGATCAGGGAATCTCTAGCACGAGCTTTGACGGAACAGCCGCTTCTCGCCGGACGTTTAAGAAGAGGCGAAGATGGCGGCGGCGAGCTTGAGATTGTGTCGAATGATAGTGGCGTTAGGCTCGTTGAAGCTTCGAATAGTTTGAGTTTGAAGgagtttattgattttaaaGGAAGAGAGAAAGCTGCGGCTGAATCTCAACTTGTTTTTTGGAAAAGTATTGATGAGCAAAATCCTCAATTCTCTCCATTATTCTATGTTCAG GTAACAAATTTCGAATGTGGTGGATATTCAATTGGGATAAGCTGTAGCATTCTCTTGGCGGATCTTGTAATCATGGACAAATTTCTTCAAACATGGGCCAAAATTCAATGTGATATGCTCTCCAAAAATGAAGACTCAAATTTACCTATATTTTATCTCCCTAATCTAAAGCCATCCAGTCCATCTCTTAATGGCATACTCAGCTCAACCCCAATTGACAATTTTGGTCAAACAATGATTTTCAATATCAGCAAAGAAAATATGATTTTGGAGGAAGAATCATCCAAAAAACTTGCATTGCTTTGCATTCAGGAGGCAGAGCAAAATCTAGGTACTAAAATGTCATTACatgaatttaattttcttgTGAAAGAAACTACTAAGGTAATCAAAGTGGAGAATTGCAAGAAAAATGAGATTGTCAATTTCAATTTGGAGAGGCATTTTAAAAGTAGTTGTGCAAATTTGAAGGAGTATTTAAAAATGAGTGAGCTAGCTTTTAGAGAAGGTAATAAAGCTATTAGGGTTTCATGTTGGATTGGATCTGTTAGTGATGGATTTGTGTTGGGAATTCCATCTCATGAAGAAGTTACTTCTGATTTCAACATTATTATCACATTCCCCATTGAAAATTTGAactaa